A genomic segment from Cinclus cinclus chromosome 11, bCinCin1.1, whole genome shotgun sequence encodes:
- the ZNF319 gene encoding zinc finger protein 319, whose protein sequence is MSESWQQQQQQPQQPPPPQQHHAGAAALPEHSIPPSTADNPLGCAVYGILLQPDPGLQHHQHAPIQAGEPSHKCGVCGHDLAHLSNPHEHQCLPGHDRSFQCTQCLKIFHQATDLLEHQCIQVEQKPFVCGVCKMGFSLLTSLAQHHNVHNGNAMKCSICEKTYKPPEVEHSQALDPSEKPYSCSICQKTFKHLSELSRHERIHTGEKPYKCTLCDKSFSQSSHLVHHKRTHSSERPYKCTVCEKTFKHRSHLVRHMYAHSGEHLFKCNVCELHFKESSELLQHPCTPSGERPFRCGECQKAFKRPSDLRQHERTHSEERPFKCDLCQMSFKQQYALMRHRRTHKAEERFKCNLCEKGFVQPSHLVYHQHVHGIENLFKCNVCQKGFNQSSELLRHKCVQNAERPFKCAVCNKSYKRASALQKHQLAHCAEKPLKCTLCERRFFSSSEFVQHRCDPAREKPLKCPDCEKRFKYASDLQRHRRVHTGEKPYKCSSCEKAFKQREHLNKHHSVHAREQQYKCMWCGERFLDLGLLQEHSVQHTAEGAYQVAACLP, encoded by the coding sequence atGTCAGaaagctggcagcagcaacagcagcaaccACAGCAGCCTCCgccaccacagcagcaccacGCTGGGGCAGCCGCCCTCCCAGAGCACTCCAtccctcccagcactgctgacaaCCCCTTGGGCTGTGCCGTGTACGGCATCCTGCTCCAGCCGGACCCCGGACTGCAGCACCACCAGCACGCCCCCATCCAGGCTGGAGAGCCATCCCACAAATGTGGTGTGTGTGGCCATGACCTCGCTCACCTCTCCAACCCCCACGAGCACCAGTGCTTGCCAGGCCATGACCGCTCTTTCCAGTGTACCCAGTGCCTGAAGATCTTCCACCAGGCCACCGACCTCCTCGAACACCAGTGTATCCAGGTGGAACAGAAGCCCTTTGTGTGTGGGGTTTGCAAGATGGGCTTCTCCCTCCTGACCTCGCTGGCGCAGCACCACAATGTCCACAACGGCAACGCCATGAAGTGCTCTATCTGTGAGAAGACCTACAAGCCTCCCGAGGTAGAGCACTCACAGGCTCTCGACCCGTCGGAGAAGCCCTACAGCTGCTCCATCTGTCAGAAAACCTTCAAGCACCTCTCGGAGCTGTCCCGGCACGAGCGCATCCACACGGGCGAGAAGCCCTACAAGTGCACGCTGTGCGACAAGAGCTTCAGCCAGTCCTCCCACCTGGTGCACCACAAACGGACCCACAGCTCGGAGCGGCCCTACAAGTGCACGGTGTGCGAGAAGACCTTCAAGCACCGCTCCCACCTGGTGCGCCACATGTACGCACACTCGGGGGAGCACCTCTTCAAGTGCAACGTGTGCGAGCTGCACTTCAAGGAGTCCtcggagctgctgcagcaccccTGCACGCCCAGCGGGGAGCGGCCCTTCCGCTGCGGGGAGTGCCAAAAGGCCTTCAAGCGTCCCTCGGACCTGCGGCAGCACGAGCGCACGCACAGCGAGGAGCGGCCCTTCAAGTGCGACCTGTGCCAGATGAGCTTCAAGCAGCAGTACGCGCTCATGCGCCACCGCCGCACGCACAAGGCCGAGGAGCGCTTCAAGTGCAACCTGTGCGAGAAGGGCTTCGTGCAGCCCTCGCACTTGGTGTACCACCAGCACGTGCACGGCATAGAGAACCTCTTCAAGTGCAACGTGTGCCAGAAAGGCTTCAACCAGTCCTCGGAACTGCTGCGGCACAAGTGCGTGCAGAACGCGGAGCGGCCCTTCAAGTGCGCGGTGTGCAACAAGTCCTACAAGCGGGCCTCGGCTCTGCAGAAGCACCAGCTTGCCCACTGCGCCGAGAAGCCGCTCAAGTGCACGCTCTGCGAGAGACGTTTCTTCTCCTCCTCGGAGTTCGTGCAGCACCGCTGCGACCCGGCCCGCGAGAAGCCCCTCAAGTGCCCCGACTGTGAAAAGCGGTTCAAGTACGCCTCGGACCTGCAGCGCCACCGGCGCGTGCACACGGGCGAGAAGCCCTACAAGTGCTCCTCCTGCGAGAAGGCCTTCAAGCAGCGTGAGCACCTCAACAAGCACCACAGCGTGCACGCCCGCGAGCAGCAGTACAAGTGCATGTGGTGCGGGGAGCGGTTCCTGGACTtgggcctgctgcaggagcacagcgTCCAGCACACGGCCGAGGGTGCCTACCAGGTGGCTGCCTGCTTGCCGTGA
- the USB1 gene encoding U6 snRNA phosphodiesterase 1: protein MSAALVGYSSSEEEQEDEEEGGSRGGGAQGLPGASSGRPRLPAPAGLPGDPDPEEAVSDDSSRHGGRVRGFPHERGNWATHVYLPYIAREEFLELLELLVSRARTYVPSLAAMEEFHLSLSQCVVLRYHWIEPFVRSLRERLATFHRFFCVADQLKVYTNQNKTRTFIGLEVSAGHFQLLELVSEVDGVLEEFDLPTFYKDPSFHISLAWCVGDLSGRLEGQCLRELQDIVDGFEESAFLLRIQWEQIRCKSGNKYFSFPLR, encoded by the exons ATGAGCGCCGCGCTGGTGGGGTACAGCAGCTccgaggaggagcaggaggacgaggaggaagGGGGGAGCCGGGGCGGCGGCGCGCAGGGGCTCCCCGGGGCCAG CTCCGGCCGCCCCCGCCTGCCCGCGCCCGCCGGCCTGCCGGGAGACCCGGATCCGGAGGAGGCCGTGAGCGATGACAGCTCCCGGCACGGCGGCCGCGTGCGCGGCTTCCCCCACGAGCGGGGCAACTGGGCCACTCACGTCTACCTGCCCT ACATTGCCCgggaggaattcctggagctgctggagctgctggtgtcCCGCGCCCGCACCTACGTCCCGTCGCTGGCTGCCATGGAGGAGTTCCACCTGAGCCTCTCGCAGTGCGTGGTGCTGCGCTACCACTGGATAGAGCCCTTCGTTCGCTCCCTCAGGGAGCGCCTGGCCACCTTCCACAG gtTCTTCTGTGTGGCTGACCAACTGAAGGTTTACACCAACCAGAACAAAACCAG GACCTTTATTGGCTTGGAGGTCTCTGCTGggcatttccagctgctggagctggtctCAGAGGTGGATGGTGTTCTAGAGGAATTTGACCTTCCCACATTCTACAAG GACCCATCATTCCACATCAGCTTGGCCTGGTGCGTCGGGGACCTGTCTGGCAGGCTGGAAGGGCAGTGTCTGCGGGAgctccag GACATTGTGGATGGGTTTGAGGAGTCAGCATTCCTGCTGCGTATCCAATGGGAGCAAATCCGCTGCAAGTCAGGGAACAAATATTTCTCCTTCCCCTTGAGGTAG